Genomic segment of Paraburkholderia agricolaris:
CACGAGATTCCATCCCGCCCGGCCGCCGCTGATATGGTCGAGCGACGCAAAACGTCTGGCGACGTGATAAGGCGCGTCGAACGTGGTGGACGCGGTTGCAACGAGTCCCAACCGTTCCGTGACCGCGGCCAGCGCGGGCAGCAGCGTCAGCGGTTCGAACGAGGTCACCGTGTGGCTATGCTTGAGCGCGTCGAGCGGCATGTTGAGCACCGCGAGGTGGTCGGCCATGAAAAACGCGTCGAAGCGGCCACGCTCGAGCGTCTGCGCGAAGCGCTTCAGATGCGTGAAGTTGAAGTTGGCATCGGGATAGGCGCCAGGATAGCGCCATGCGCCGGTATGAATGGTTGTCGGACGCATGAAAGCGCCGAGGCGAAGCTGACGTGACATGTAGCAAGCTCCATCGCAAACAGGTCGGGCCAGTTTAATCGGCCTTCACCAAGGCTGCTTGGCGCCGCCCACCGCTTTGCACCCACCCGTATCAACCTGCTGAACCCGCTGCGCCGGGCGCCGGCGCTAACCGGCACGCCGAAAGCTCTCCCGCAGAAATACAAAGCACAAAATCTTCGTTCGCCCGCCGCGGCTCCATCACTAGACTGTGCTGCAACTTGTCATAACAAGTACGGATACCCCACAGATCATGCTGAAACCCGACCCGGCCAACGTGCTGCCGCTTTCCGCCGCCCCGCTCTACGAGCAGATCAAGACGGCGTTGCGCGCGCGCATTCTCGACGGCACCTATCCGGCCCATTCGCAGATGCCGTCCGAAAGCGACCTCTGCACGATGTTCAACGTCAGCCGCATCACCGTGCGGCAAGCGCTCGGCGATCTGCAAAAGGAAGGCCTCGTTTTCAAGCTTCACGGCAAGGGTACCTTTGTCGCCAAGCCGAAAGCGTTCCAGAACGTCAGCGCGTTGCAAGGCTTTGCCGAGGCGATGTCGTCGATGGGCTATGAAATCGTCAACCAGCTCAAACATATCCGCTTCATCCCGGCCACCGCGCACATCGCAAGCCGCCTGCAACTGCCGGAAGGCACGAAGGTCGCCGAAATCCATCGGGTGCGTCTGCTCAATCGCGAACCGGTGTCGCTCGAAATCACGTGGGTGCCGGAAGCATTGGGCAAACGCCTCGCCGGCGCGGACCTCGTCACGCGCGACATCTTCCTGATTCTCGAGAACGACTGCGCCGTGCCGCTCGGCCACGCCGACATCTCCATCGACGCGATTCTCGCCGACGATGAAATCGTCGAGGCCCTGAATGTTGAAGAAGGCAGCCCCGTGCTGCGCATCGAACGTCTTACACATAGCGCGGACGGCACGCCAATCGACTACGAATACCTCTATTTCCGCGGCGACGCGTTTCAATACCGCTTTCGCATCGACCGTCAGAAAGAGAAGAAAAGCACAAGGAAGACGAAATGAATACGCGAATGAACACGCAAATGAGTACGCACGTGATCGAGTACGACCTGGTCGTCGTGGGCGGCGGCACGGCCGGCCCTATGGCTGCCGTCAAGGCAAAGGAACAGAATCCGAACCTGAAAGTGTTGCTGCTGGAGAAGGCCAACGTCAAACGCAGCGGCGCGATCTCGATGGGTATGGACGGTCTGAATAACGCCATCATCCCCGGCCATGCCACACCGGAGCAATACACCAGGGAAATCACCATCGCCAACGACGGCATTGTCGATCAGGCTGCCGTCTACGCCTACGCCCGGCACAGTTTCAGGACCATCGAGGAACTCGACCGCTGGGGCGTGAAGTTCGAAAAAGACGGTACGGGCGACTACG
This window contains:
- a CDS encoding GntR family transcriptional regulator, translated to MLKPDPANVLPLSAAPLYEQIKTALRARILDGTYPAHSQMPSESDLCTMFNVSRITVRQALGDLQKEGLVFKLHGKGTFVAKPKAFQNVSALQGFAEAMSSMGYEIVNQLKHIRFIPATAHIASRLQLPEGTKVAEIHRVRLLNREPVSLEITWVPEALGKRLAGADLVTRDIFLILENDCAVPLGHADISIDAILADDEIVEALNVEEGSPVLRIERLTHSADGTPIDYEYLYFRGDAFQYRFRIDRQKEKKSTRKTK